In one window of Frigoriglobus tundricola DNA:
- a CDS encoding phosphorylase family protein, whose translation MSAPREGGVAVLFALEREAAPFRRAVRGQKHVAVCVSGMGRARARRAAEQILRDPVPRLVIAAGFCGALVPALRVGDVVTSPRIITVDHLVTDPAEKRRLGETHDAVDMESSAIAEVCAGRGVAFRAVRAVSDTVDTALSPELARLLSGGNVSPLKACYALCFKPSLLGEFLRLARGTKLAARALAVALEGIVSTSATAAPATASPG comes from the coding sequence ATGAGTGCCCCGCGCGAAGGGGGTGTGGCCGTCCTGTTCGCGCTGGAACGGGAGGCCGCACCGTTCCGTCGTGCCGTCCGCGGACAGAAGCACGTCGCGGTTTGTGTGAGCGGCATGGGCCGCGCACGGGCGCGCCGGGCCGCCGAGCAGATCCTGCGCGACCCCGTCCCGCGACTGGTTATTGCCGCCGGCTTTTGCGGCGCGCTCGTGCCGGCGCTGCGAGTGGGGGACGTGGTCACATCCCCGCGCATCATCACCGTCGATCACCTCGTCACGGATCCCGCCGAAAAGCGCCGGCTCGGCGAAACGCACGACGCGGTGGATATGGAGTCCTCTGCGATCGCTGAGGTGTGCGCGGGCCGGGGCGTGGCGTTCCGCGCCGTGCGGGCGGTTTCGGACACCGTTGACACCGCGCTGTCACCGGAGCTGGCCCGGCTCCTCTCGGGCGGGAACGTATCCCCGCTGAAGGCGTGTTACGCGCTCTGTTTCAAGCCGTCGTTGCTCGGTGAGTTCCTGCGCCTGGCGCGAGGTACCAAACTGGCGGCGCGGGCCCTCGCGGTCGCCCTCGAAGGGATTGTCAGCACCTCGGCTACTGCGGCGCCCGCCACTGCATCACCGGGCTGA
- the hpnH gene encoding adenosyl-hopene transferase HpnH, which produces MRFPLSLTTDMAGYMLRKKLRREKRFPLVMMLEPLHACNLTCTGCGRIREYEDTIKQKLTVEECLTSVDEAGAPIVSICGGEPLIYPQIGELVRGILKRRKHIYLCTNGMFITKKLDQFRPTSRFFFNVHLDGLEATHDVMVERKGVFRAAVEGIKAAKKAGFLVCTNTTVYKETDMAEIDALYAYLTELGVDGFMLAPAYGYAAVCSTNPDGAAEIFLTRDQIKQKFNEAQGLFKKYKMNTSPVYKEFLQGKRELTCAAWASPTRNVKGWKGPCYLITDEHHESFRGLMEDTNWDEYGYGNDPRCEHCMMHSGYEVAAALGMNARLSDSFKMLKWQLT; this is translated from the coding sequence ATGCGCTTCCCCCTCAGCCTCACGACCGACATGGCGGGCTACATGCTCCGCAAAAAGCTCCGGCGGGAGAAACGGTTCCCGCTCGTGATGATGCTGGAGCCGCTCCACGCGTGTAACCTCACCTGCACCGGCTGCGGGCGCATCCGCGAGTACGAGGACACGATCAAGCAGAAGCTGACCGTCGAGGAGTGCCTGACGTCGGTGGACGAGGCCGGCGCCCCGATCGTGAGCATCTGCGGCGGCGAGCCGCTCATCTACCCGCAGATCGGCGAACTGGTGCGCGGCATCCTCAAGCGGCGGAAGCACATCTACCTGTGCACGAACGGGATGTTCATCACCAAGAAGCTGGACCAGTTCCGCCCGACGTCGCGGTTCTTCTTCAACGTTCACCTGGACGGCCTGGAGGCGACGCACGACGTGATGGTGGAGCGGAAGGGCGTGTTCCGGGCCGCGGTGGAGGGCATCAAGGCCGCGAAGAAGGCCGGGTTCCTCGTGTGTACCAACACGACGGTTTACAAAGAAACCGACATGGCCGAGATCGACGCCCTGTACGCCTACCTGACCGAGCTGGGCGTGGACGGGTTCATGCTCGCCCCGGCCTACGGCTACGCGGCGGTGTGCAGCACCAACCCGGACGGCGCGGCCGAGATCTTCCTGACGCGCGACCAGATCAAGCAGAAGTTCAACGAGGCACAGGGGCTGTTCAAGAAGTACAAGATGAACACGTCGCCCGTGTACAAGGAGTTCCTGCAAGGGAAGCGCGAGTTGACCTGCGCCGCGTGGGCCAGCCCGACGCGGAACGTGAAGGGCTGGAAGGGGCCGTGCTACCTGATCACGGACGAGCACCACGAGTCGTTCCGCGGCCTCATGGAAGACACCAACTGGGACGAGTACGGCTACGGCAACGACCCGCGGTGCGAACACTGCATGATGCACTCCGGGTACGAGGTCGCGGCCGCTCTGGGCATGAACGCCCGGCTCAGCGACAGCTTCAAGATGTTGAAGTGGCAACTGACATGA
- a CDS encoding potassium channel family protein, translated as MERPVVLCGLGRVGRRVLDSLRAAGLPTVVIELNVDPNDPSLAGATVLKGDCRRLELLEQAGVKEARAVVIVTSDDLVNISTALLVRKLNPGARVVVRMFNQNLINRFTGAVKNTIAMSVSALVAPVIALTAVSGDTLGAYKLDDGARQISEFLVIEDSELVGKRVSDLANEHDLIPLVYVPVAGPPRFLLTGASDVVLAPGDRLIVCGPPQALQRLLQRLRGDLLPGVKWAGALRRWRRTVRRTLLDVDLSVKIITPILFVTLFASTLVFRYGLETDWGDGLYQTVSVVATGSDLHGENRPEWAKVFLSVLKLVGAALIAGFTAILTNYLIRARLGGALEVARVPDGGHIVVCGLGNVGYRLIEELTAMGERVVAIDKAADGPFIETVRRKGVPAFVGDATVPEVLRQVRADSAKAVIAATSSELANLEIALLVREMNPKQRVVVRLSDPQFAEAVRDAADITNAVSAPALAAPAFAAAVYGDRVQALVTAAGKTLVVVDLVVHDAADHLNGRSLRALCIDFALLPVGLAGHDVTTVRGHRLKVGEKLTVVAELHDYERLLRLQQPPAVHRVLVESYPVTAQEALLPLVRTIRNCSREDAAALLDGSPFALAVELTFGEARELVEHLEREKVTARVE; from the coding sequence ATGGAACGTCCGGTCGTGTTGTGCGGACTGGGTCGAGTGGGCCGGCGCGTCCTGGACTCGCTCCGCGCCGCGGGGCTGCCGACCGTCGTGATCGAGCTGAACGTCGATCCGAACGACCCCAGCCTGGCGGGCGCCACCGTCCTCAAAGGTGACTGCCGCAGGTTGGAGCTGCTCGAACAGGCCGGAGTAAAGGAGGCCCGCGCGGTCGTCATCGTCACGTCCGACGACCTGGTGAACATCTCCACGGCGCTCCTCGTTCGCAAGCTGAACCCCGGCGCGCGGGTCGTGGTTCGCATGTTCAACCAGAACCTGATCAACCGGTTCACCGGGGCCGTCAAGAACACCATCGCCATGAGCGTGTCCGCGCTCGTCGCCCCGGTCATCGCTCTCACGGCCGTGAGCGGCGACACGCTCGGCGCCTACAAACTGGACGACGGCGCCCGGCAGATCTCCGAGTTCCTCGTGATCGAGGACTCCGAGCTGGTGGGAAAGCGGGTCTCGGATCTTGCAAACGAACACGACCTGATCCCCCTGGTGTACGTCCCGGTCGCTGGTCCGCCGCGGTTCCTGCTCACGGGCGCGAGCGACGTCGTCCTCGCGCCGGGCGACCGGCTGATCGTGTGTGGACCGCCGCAGGCCCTTCAGCGTCTGTTGCAGCGGCTCCGCGGCGACCTCTTGCCCGGCGTGAAGTGGGCCGGGGCGCTCCGCCGGTGGCGACGCACCGTTCGCCGCACGCTCCTCGACGTCGATCTGTCGGTGAAGATCATCACCCCCATTCTGTTCGTCACCCTGTTCGCCAGCACGCTGGTCTTCCGGTACGGGCTGGAAACCGATTGGGGTGACGGGCTGTACCAGACGGTGTCCGTCGTGGCGACGGGCAGCGACCTGCACGGCGAGAACCGCCCGGAATGGGCGAAAGTGTTTTTGAGTGTGCTCAAGTTGGTCGGTGCGGCGCTGATCGCCGGGTTCACCGCCATCTTGACGAACTATTTGATCCGCGCCCGTCTCGGCGGCGCGCTCGAGGTCGCCCGCGTGCCCGACGGCGGCCACATCGTGGTGTGCGGCCTTGGTAACGTCGGGTACCGGCTCATCGAGGAGCTGACCGCGATGGGCGAGCGCGTGGTCGCGATCGACAAGGCGGCCGACGGCCCGTTCATCGAAACCGTCCGGCGTAAGGGCGTGCCGGCGTTCGTCGGCGACGCGACCGTCCCCGAGGTGCTGCGCCAGGTGCGGGCCGACTCCGCGAAGGCCGTGATCGCGGCGACTTCCAGCGAACTGGCGAACCTGGAGATCGCGCTTCTGGTGCGAGAAATGAACCCGAAGCAGCGGGTGGTGGTGCGCCTGAGTGACCCGCAATTCGCAGAGGCCGTGCGCGACGCGGCCGACATCACCAACGCCGTCTCGGCGCCGGCGCTGGCGGCGCCGGCGTTCGCGGCCGCCGTGTACGGCGACCGTGTGCAAGCTCTGGTGACCGCCGCCGGCAAGACGCTCGTCGTCGTCGATCTCGTCGTTCACGACGCCGCCGACCACCTCAACGGCCGCTCGCTCCGCGCGCTGTGCATCGATTTCGCGCTCCTGCCCGTCGGCCTCGCGGGCCACGACGTGACGACGGTCCGGGGGCACCGTCTCAAAGTGGGAGAAAAGCTCACCGTGGTCGCAGAACTGCACGACTACGAGCGGCTGCTCCGCCTGCAACAACCGCCGGCGGTTCACCGGGTGCTGGTCGAGTCGTACCCGGTCACGGCGCAGGAAGCGCTGCTCCCGCTGGTGCGGACGATCCGCAACTGTTCGCGCGAGGACGCCGCCGCGCTGCTGGACGGATCACCGTTCGCTCTCGCGGTCGAGTTGACCTTCGGCGAGGCGCGTGAACTGGTCGAACACCTTGAGCGCGAAAAGGTGACGGCGAGGGTCGAATAG
- a CDS encoding (2Fe-2S)-binding protein, translating to MQQLPLTKLFGRAGMNLDDQVCYCFHVSRRKLVNWVRQNAPKVPSQLSTCGGAGTGCGWCIPFLKQIFRQGMGTPGGGCGACQTTPDDALDALTPGEYAALRADYVKAGHGTPPPGAEPLPEVKDE from the coding sequence GTGCAGCAGCTCCCTCTCACCAAGCTATTCGGGCGCGCGGGTATGAATTTGGACGACCAGGTGTGTTACTGCTTCCACGTGTCGCGCCGGAAGCTGGTGAACTGGGTGCGCCAGAACGCACCGAAGGTGCCGAGTCAGCTCTCGACGTGCGGGGGCGCGGGCACCGGCTGCGGATGGTGCATCCCGTTTCTGAAACAGATCTTCCGGCAGGGTATGGGAACCCCCGGCGGGGGCTGCGGGGCGTGCCAGACCACCCCGGACGATGCGCTGGACGCTCTGACACCGGGGGAGTACGCGGCCCTTCGTGCAGATTACGTGAAAGCCGGGCACGGCACCCCACCCCCGGGCGCCGAACCCCTCCCGGAGGTGAAGGACGAGTGA
- a CDS encoding DUF1573 domain-containing protein, protein MRQVSRFLAIGAVGLTLTVGAVAQPPAAQPAPAPPTKAAPWANKFFLPDIATNREQPAPAVITHNFGDVPHGTLCVHKFAITNIYDTPMQITDVSKTCTCLDNVPMTRVLQPNETAELTVTMNAAKFVGQNAQTFYVTFSSAAPVGPRFLSVAVLKVSANSRTDVSVNPGAVTFGSVPQGTRLNQAVQVKYSGRGRDWKITEVVPGTYPFEVKLSEVGRGGPIRGGAEYQIDVTLSANAPPGPITEQITLKTNDSTNPLIHIGVTGTVIAPLELSPNKLRLEAKVGEPVTQRVLVRAAKPFKVVGVDGTDGAITAELPAVPAALQVQFITIKFDPKQPGSVAKQLRIRTDLEGNVSALLAVEAEGTK, encoded by the coding sequence ATGCGGCAGGTATCACGCTTTCTGGCGATCGGCGCGGTCGGGCTGACTTTGACGGTCGGGGCGGTGGCGCAACCGCCGGCCGCACAACCGGCCCCCGCGCCCCCGACCAAGGCGGCCCCCTGGGCGAACAAGTTCTTCCTCCCGGACATCGCGACCAACCGCGAGCAGCCCGCGCCAGCCGTCATCACCCACAACTTCGGCGACGTGCCGCACGGCACCCTCTGCGTCCACAAGTTCGCCATCACGAACATCTACGACACGCCGATGCAGATCACCGACGTGAGCAAGACCTGCACGTGCCTCGACAACGTGCCAATGACGCGGGTGCTCCAGCCGAACGAGACGGCCGAACTGACGGTGACCATGAACGCGGCCAAGTTCGTCGGCCAGAACGCCCAGACCTTTTACGTCACCTTCAGTTCGGCGGCCCCGGTCGGCCCCCGGTTCCTGTCCGTGGCCGTTCTGAAGGTATCGGCCAACAGCCGCACGGATGTGAGTGTCAACCCGGGCGCGGTCACCTTCGGCTCCGTACCGCAGGGCACCCGACTCAACCAGGCCGTGCAGGTCAAGTATTCCGGCCGCGGCCGCGACTGGAAGATCACCGAAGTGGTGCCGGGCACCTACCCGTTCGAGGTGAAGTTGTCCGAGGTGGGCCGCGGCGGGCCGATCCGTGGCGGGGCCGAGTATCAGATCGACGTGACCCTGAGCGCGAACGCCCCGCCCGGACCGATCACCGAACAGATCACACTGAAGACGAACGACTCCACCAATCCGCTGATTCACATCGGCGTGACGGGGACCGTGATCGCCCCACTGGAACTCTCCCCGAACAAGCTGCGGTTGGAGGCGAAGGTCGGTGAGCCCGTGACGCAGCGGGTACTGGTTCGCGCGGCCAAGCCGTTCAAGGTGGTCGGCGTGGACGGTACCGACGGCGCCATCACGGCCGAACTCCCCGCGGTCCCCGCCGCACTGCAAGTGCAGTTCATCACGATCAAGTTCGATCCGAAACAGCCCGGTTCCGTTGCGAAGCAGCTCCGCATTCGGACGGACCTGGAGGGCAACGTGTCCGCCCTCCTGGCGGTCGAGGCCGAAGGCACGAAGTGA
- a CDS encoding FAD-dependent oxidoreductase, protein MPKPQSLRVAVIGAGPIGIEAALYAKTCGFPVAVYDRGPIGDHLRRWGHVRMFTPFGTNVTPLGLAEVRREKAGRSLPADGDLVTGKQFVDAYLTPLAETETLIESLHLEEAVLQVGRAVSVRKSEPAEPLPFRLLVRDGKGQERIDTADVVLDCTGTFNTPHRLGDGNIPAVGELAARAQIAWGPEDILGEKRAHYAGKSIVLVGDGYSAAAAICALAVLAEEVNDTWVFWLTRGPRGAPLPRLPNDPLKERDRLAVRANSLATRCDGNLEFHPQTVLDEVVSHGPDKGFRVAGRTAGKPVSWEVECVIAQVGYRADMRICDGLRVAEPTGRPETGEPGYYILGAKSFGRDSAFLLRDGFDQIRRVFAHLAGNPRLDLYAKRAA, encoded by the coding sequence ATGCCCAAACCACAATCGCTTCGCGTCGCGGTCATCGGGGCCGGCCCGATCGGCATCGAGGCCGCCCTGTACGCCAAGACGTGCGGGTTCCCCGTCGCGGTCTACGACCGCGGGCCGATCGGGGACCACCTCCGGCGCTGGGGGCACGTCCGCATGTTCACGCCGTTCGGCACGAACGTCACGCCCCTCGGCCTGGCCGAAGTGCGCCGCGAAAAGGCCGGCCGCTCGCTCCCCGCCGACGGCGACCTCGTCACCGGCAAGCAGTTCGTCGATGCGTACCTCACGCCCCTCGCCGAGACCGAGACGCTGATCGAGTCGTTGCACCTCGAAGAGGCGGTGCTGCAAGTCGGCCGCGCCGTGAGCGTCAGAAAATCGGAGCCGGCCGAGCCGCTCCCGTTCCGGCTCCTGGTCCGCGACGGCAAGGGGCAGGAGCGGATCGACACGGCCGACGTGGTGCTCGACTGCACCGGCACGTTCAACACCCCGCACCGGCTCGGCGACGGCAACATCCCCGCGGTCGGTGAACTCGCGGCGAGAGCGCAGATCGCATGGGGGCCGGAAGACATCCTCGGCGAGAAGCGGGCACATTACGCGGGCAAGAGCATCGTTCTTGTGGGCGACGGTTACAGCGCCGCGGCCGCAATCTGTGCGCTGGCGGTTCTCGCGGAAGAGGTGAACGACACCTGGGTGTTCTGGCTCACCCGCGGCCCGCGCGGGGCGCCGCTCCCGCGGCTCCCGAACGACCCGCTCAAGGAGCGCGACCGCCTGGCGGTCCGGGCCAACTCGCTGGCGACGCGGTGCGACGGTAACCTCGAGTTTCACCCGCAAACGGTACTGGACGAGGTCGTGAGCCACGGGCCGGACAAGGGGTTCCGCGTCGCGGGGCGGACCGCCGGCAAGCCGGTGTCGTGGGAGGTGGAATGCGTGATCGCGCAGGTAGGCTACCGGGCCGACATGCGGATCTGCGACGGGCTCCGCGTGGCCGAGCCGACCGGACGACCCGAAACCGGAGAACCCGGCTACTACATCCTTGGCGCGAAGAGTTTCGGCCGCGACTCGGCGTTCCTGCTCCGCGACGGCTTCGACCAGATCCGCCGGGTGTTCGCCCACCTCGCGGGCAACCCGCGGCTCGACCTGTACGCGAAGAGAGCGGCATGA
- a CDS encoding NAD-dependent epimerase/dehydratase family protein, producing the protein MSGVTVVTGGAGFVGSHLVSLLVSRGERVRVVDRPGARVDHLPTSADVAFADIRDEAAVRCALRGCGVVYHLAANPQLWTRRRSDFHAVNYLGTVHVLRAALEAGSSRVLHTSTESILTRARQTTAIAEDQDVPAADVIGPYCRSKFRAERYAFHLARAGAPVVVVNPTLPVGPGDLGRSPPTQMILDCCLGRRTAFLDAELNMIDVRDVAAGMVAALERGRTGVRYLLGAENWSIRRVFTHVAKLVGAAAPRWRVPYPVALAAAYVSEFVSDAVTGRIPAASVTGVKLTRRRMHFDASRSLSELGIVPRPVAASVAEAVTWFRTVGWLQ; encoded by the coding sequence ATGAGTGGTGTCACTGTCGTTACTGGCGGGGCCGGGTTCGTCGGCTCGCACCTGGTCTCGCTTCTCGTATCACGTGGCGAAAGAGTGCGGGTGGTCGATCGTCCCGGTGCGCGCGTCGATCACCTGCCCACGAGCGCGGATGTCGCCTTCGCCGACATTCGCGACGAGGCCGCGGTGCGGTGCGCACTGCGCGGCTGTGGGGTCGTGTACCACCTCGCGGCGAACCCACAGTTGTGGACGCGGCGGCGGAGCGACTTTCACGCGGTCAATTACCTCGGCACGGTTCACGTTTTGCGGGCCGCGCTGGAAGCCGGCTCGAGCCGCGTGCTGCACACCAGCACCGAGAGCATCCTCACGCGGGCGCGTCAGACGACCGCAATCGCAGAAGATCAGGACGTGCCGGCGGCCGACGTGATCGGCCCGTACTGCCGCTCGAAATTTCGGGCCGAACGCTACGCGTTTCACCTCGCCCGTGCGGGCGCGCCGGTGGTGGTCGTGAACCCCACTTTGCCGGTTGGTCCCGGCGACCTGGGGCGCTCGCCGCCGACCCAGATGATTCTCGACTGTTGCCTGGGCCGGCGCACGGCGTTCCTCGATGCGGAACTGAACATGATCGACGTGCGGGACGTCGCGGCCGGGATGGTCGCGGCGCTCGAACGCGGTCGGACCGGCGTGCGCTACCTGCTGGGCGCGGAGAACTGGTCGATCCGGCGCGTGTTCACACACGTCGCGAAGCTGGTCGGCGCGGCGGCACCGCGGTGGCGGGTGCCGTATCCCGTCGCGCTGGCCGCGGCGTACGTCAGCGAATTCGTATCTGACGCCGTCACCGGTCGCATCCCGGCGGCCTCGGTGACGGGAGTGAAACTCACCCGCCGCCGGATGCACTTCGACGCGAGCCGGAGTCTTTCGGAACTGGGTATCGTGCCCCGCCCGGTGGCGGCCTCCGTTGCCGAGGCCGTAACGTGGTTCCGGACCGTCGGGTGGCTCCAATGA
- a CDS encoding sugar phosphate isomerase/epimerase family protein — translation MKIGMNLLLWTGGVTAEHFPLLGKLKAVGFDGVELPVFGGTPADYKPIRAELDKQGLKCTTVTILTKDTNAISPDAGTRQKALDWLKTVIEINHVLGAETVVGPYHSAIGEFSGSGPTADEKQRAADVLRPAAEFAKSANLTMAVEYLNRFECYLLTTAAQAVELVKMVDHPNLRAMYDTFHAHIEEKGQAAAVRTLAPVLAHVHISENDRGTPGTGQVDWDAAFSTLAEVGYDGWMTIEAFGRALPDLAAATKVWRDLFPTADEVYTKGFKFIKEQTSGASPRVG, via the coding sequence ATGAAGATCGGGATGAACCTGCTGTTGTGGACCGGCGGCGTCACCGCCGAACACTTCCCGTTGCTCGGCAAGCTCAAGGCCGTCGGCTTCGACGGCGTCGAACTGCCCGTCTTCGGCGGCACCCCCGCCGATTACAAGCCGATCCGTGCCGAACTCGACAAGCAGGGCCTCAAGTGCACCACCGTCACCATTCTGACGAAGGACACGAACGCGATCAGCCCGGACGCCGGCACCCGGCAGAAGGCGCTCGACTGGTTGAAGACGGTCATCGAGATCAACCACGTCCTCGGCGCAGAAACCGTGGTCGGGCCGTACCACTCGGCCATCGGTGAGTTCTCCGGCAGCGGCCCGACCGCGGACGAGAAGCAGCGCGCCGCCGACGTGCTCCGCCCCGCCGCGGAGTTCGCCAAAAGCGCCAACCTGACGATGGCGGTCGAGTACCTCAACCGCTTCGAGTGCTACCTGCTGACCACCGCGGCCCAGGCCGTCGAGCTGGTGAAGATGGTCGATCACCCGAACCTGCGCGCGATGTACGACACGTTCCACGCGCACATCGAAGAAAAGGGGCAAGCGGCCGCCGTGCGGACGCTCGCCCCGGTGCTCGCGCACGTCCACATCAGCGAGAACGACCGCGGCACGCCCGGCACCGGGCAGGTGGACTGGGACGCCGCGTTCAGCACCCTCGCCGAAGTGGGGTACGACGGGTGGATGACGATCGAGGCGTTCGGCCGCGCGCTGCCCGACCTCGCCGCCGCAACGAAGGTGTGGCGCGACCTCTTCCCCACGGCGGACGAGGTGTACACCAAGGGCTTCAAGTTCATCAAGGAGCAGACGAGCGGCGCCAGCCCCCGCGTCGGGTGA
- the shc gene encoding squalene--hopene cyclase, which yields MSHTPSRPAAEPVSERDAAWFEELTGAVARGRTGLLARQRPDGHWVGELEGDTILESEFILLLAFLGKLDDPRITPAANYLRKHQQPGGGWSNYTDGPAEISVSVKAYFALKIAGDSADEPHMKRAAAVVRALGGAEASNSFTRFYLALLGQVPYSACPSVPAEIILLPRWFYFNVYALSAWSRTIFVPLSVVDAYKPVTQLPERLCVRELFLAPPEAPRWPAKPTKEWFSWTNFFLGVDYCFKALEHWGLTPLRRRAVRTAVNWMRERYADSDGVGAIFPPMVYNAIVLKCLGVPDSDPEMRWALKQIDDLCIYEGDTLRLQPCLSPVWDTALSLIGAADAGLPGRAPECEGAVRWLLDKEVRRAGDWSKTVRGVEPGGWFFEYRNGFYPDTDDTSMVLIALARGDHATREACAGPIHRAVSWLLAMQNRDGGWAAFDRDIDKQILERVPFADHNAMLDPSCPDITARVLEALSHYGFRVGQAPVDAAVRFVLARQEESGAWFGRWGVNYIYGTWQVLVGLQAIGFDMTRPVVRRAVRWLKDVQNEDGGWGESCTSYDDPTTAGRGTSTASQTAWALLGLLAAGEGAGPEVRAGAEFLVGTQHADGGWTEGPFTGTGFPRVFYLKYHMYPVYFPLMALARYASAVGRRPAGDTTRADAGHSVVGPKGIARSTLADR from the coding sequence GTGAGCCACACGCCCTCGCGCCCCGCAGCCGAACCCGTATCCGAGCGCGATGCGGCCTGGTTCGAAGAACTGACCGGTGCCGTCGCGCGCGGCCGGACCGGTCTACTCGCGCGCCAACGGCCCGACGGACACTGGGTCGGCGAACTCGAAGGCGACACCATTCTCGAATCCGAGTTCATCCTGCTCCTCGCCTTCCTCGGCAAGCTGGACGATCCGCGCATCACACCGGCCGCCAATTACTTGCGCAAACACCAACAGCCCGGCGGCGGGTGGTCGAACTACACGGACGGGCCGGCGGAAATCAGCGTGTCGGTGAAGGCGTACTTCGCGCTCAAGATCGCCGGCGACTCCGCAGACGAGCCGCACATGAAGCGGGCGGCGGCCGTCGTCCGCGCGCTCGGCGGCGCGGAGGCGAGCAACTCGTTCACGCGGTTCTATCTCGCGCTGTTGGGTCAGGTGCCGTATTCCGCCTGCCCGTCGGTTCCGGCGGAGATCATCCTGCTGCCGCGGTGGTTCTACTTCAACGTGTACGCGCTCTCCGCCTGGAGCCGCACCATTTTCGTCCCCCTGAGCGTGGTGGACGCGTACAAACCGGTCACCCAGCTCCCCGAACGGCTGTGCGTGCGCGAGCTGTTCCTCGCGCCGCCCGAGGCGCCCCGCTGGCCCGCCAAACCCACGAAGGAATGGTTCTCCTGGACGAACTTCTTCCTGGGCGTGGACTACTGCTTCAAGGCGCTCGAGCACTGGGGGCTGACGCCGCTCCGCCGCCGCGCGGTGCGCACCGCCGTGAACTGGATGCGCGAGCGGTACGCCGACAGCGACGGCGTCGGCGCGATCTTCCCGCCGATGGTCTACAACGCGATCGTGCTGAAGTGCCTGGGCGTCCCCGACTCCGATCCCGAGATGCGGTGGGCGCTGAAGCAGATCGACGACCTGTGCATTTACGAGGGCGACACGCTCCGCCTCCAGCCGTGCCTGTCGCCCGTCTGGGACACCGCGCTGTCTTTGATCGGCGCCGCCGACGCCGGGTTGCCGGGACGCGCGCCCGAGTGCGAGGGCGCTGTGCGGTGGCTGCTCGACAAGGAGGTGCGCCGCGCCGGCGACTGGTCGAAGACGGTGCGCGGCGTCGAGCCGGGCGGCTGGTTTTTTGAGTACCGGAACGGGTTCTACCCCGACACCGACGACACCTCGATGGTCCTGATCGCGCTGGCCCGGGGCGACCACGCTACCCGCGAGGCGTGCGCCGGTCCGATCCACCGCGCCGTCAGCTGGCTGCTCGCGATGCAGAACCGCGACGGCGGGTGGGCGGCGTTCGACAGGGACATCGACAAGCAGATCCTGGAGCGCGTGCCGTTCGCGGATCACAACGCGATGCTCGACCCGAGCTGCCCGGACATCACCGCCCGCGTGCTCGAGGCGCTCAGCCACTACGGCTTCCGCGTCGGGCAGGCCCCGGTCGATGCCGCGGTGCGGTTCGTCCTCGCGCGGCAGGAAGAGAGCGGCGCGTGGTTCGGCCGCTGGGGGGTGAATTACATCTACGGCACCTGGCAGGTGCTCGTCGGCCTCCAGGCGATCGGGTTCGACATGACCCGGCCGGTGGTCCGCCGCGCCGTCCGGTGGCTGAAGGACGTGCAGAACGAGGACGGCGGCTGGGGCGAGAGTTGCACGAGCTACGACGACCCGACGACCGCCGGCCGGGGCACGTCGACCGCGTCGCAAACGGCGTGGGCGCTGCTCGGCCTGCTCGCGGCGGGGGAGGGCGCGGGGCCCGAAGTGCGGGCCGGTGCGGAGTTCCTCGTGGGCACGCAGCACGCCGACGGCGGCTGGACCGAAGGCCCGTTCACCGGCACCGGGTTCCCGCGGGTGTTCTACCTCAAGTACCACATGTACCCGGTGTACTTCCCGCTCATGGCCCTGGCCCGCTATGCCAGCGCGGTCGGCCGGCGGCCGGCCGGCGACACAACCCGAGCCGATGCCGGCCACTCGGTCGTCGGCCCGAAAGGAATCGCCCGCAGCACCCTGGCCGATCGCTGA